A stretch of the Arachis stenosperma cultivar V10309 chromosome 6, arast.V10309.gnm1.PFL2, whole genome shotgun sequence genome encodes the following:
- the LOC130932669 gene encoding zinc finger protein CONSTANS-LIKE 13 has protein sequence MTGSHQNSTHSASHTQQDKASTPSPCDYCNSSRSVLYCRADSAKLCFKCDREVHSTNQLFSKHTRTLLCDSCYDSPASILCSTESSVLCHNCDWESHNLSLPTVHERGPLEGFTACPSVSELLTILGFEDVGKKALLYGDGGGGGGDGGGGEKNSADDFMGCEIEGFSDFFVWDAPSVVSLDDLISSSAPSHNFQAMEVPPLPKNRKSSCGRHREEILSQLRELANSEPLDLDSEQQQYLQSGNMSTDLEHDFKTDKFPSYEWHRRSSEPMNQVVPLNTLLNEEVAVEHPTSAVSENNEGKTPISFKSETVSVVPKATPCELTSQERDSALLRYKQKKKTRRYEKHIRYESRKVRAQSRIRVKGRFAKMEH, from the exons ATGACTGGTTCTCATCAAAATTCAACACACTCTGCATCACACACACAACAAGATAAAGCTTCAACACCATCTCCATGCGATTACTGCAACAGCTCCAGATCAGTTCTGTACTGCAGAGCAGATTCAGCGAAGCTCTGTTTCAAATGTGACCGCGAGGTTCATTCAACAAATCAGCTCTTCTCGAAGCACACACGCACTCTTCTCTGTGACTCTTGCTACGATTCCCCTGCTTCCATACTCTGTTCCACGGAATCCTCTGTTCTCTGCCATAATTGTGACTGGGAAAGTCACAACCTTTCTCTTCCAACCGTACACGAGAGAGGTCCCCTTGAAGGATTCACTGCTTGCCCTTCCGTTTCGGAGCTTTTAACCATTCTGGGGTTTGAAGATGTTGGGAAAAAGGCTCTGCTTTatggtgatggtggtggtggtggtggtgatggagGAGGAGGGGAAAAGAATTCTGCTGATGACTTTATGGGGTGTGAGATTGAAGGCTTTTCAGATTTTTTCGTTTGGGATGCTCCTTCTGTTGTTAGTCTCGATGATTTGATTTCTTCTTCTGCTCCTTCTCATAACTTTCAGGCTATGGAGGTTCCTCCACTCCCCAAG AATCGCAAGTCTTCTTGTGGGAGACATAGAGAAGAGATTCTTAGTCAGCTTCGTGAACTCGCAAACTCTGAGCCTTTAGACTTAGACTCTGAACAACAACAATACTTGCAATCAGGGAACATGTCCACAGATCTTGAACATGATTTCAAGACTGATAAATTCCCTTCTTATGAG TGGCATAGAAGAAGCAGTGAACCTATGAATCAAGTTGTTCCTCTGAATACATTGTTGAATGAAGAAGTTGCAGTTGAACATCCAACTTCTGCAGTTTCGGAGAACAATGAGGGGAAAACACCAATATCTTTCAAATCCGAAACTGTATCAGTTGTTCCAAAAGCTACTCCATGTGAGTTAACAAGTCAAGAAAGAGATTCTGCTTTGTTACGGtacaagcaaaagaagaaaaccAGAAG ATATGAGAAGCACATAAGATATGAATCACGAAAAGTTCGGGCACAAAGCAGGATAAGAGTCAAGGGCCGATTTGCCAAGATGGAACACTGA
- the LOC130933651 gene encoding NAC domain-containing protein 91-like, with protein MAELSAAATFTPSDEELIHFLSDKVKGQSMDEDAAINIHECEYLYGRNKNPWDIWRDFAGDVDAGRTALFFFSPNKKHHSTASRPIGAGVWEAEAETIDGEGIVGKGKNRRIGTKKCFIFDKSGTSYDGAWILHEYTLHGSSLHTNTSVDNSYVICKLIKNVEGEAHPVEVQFGDKRKRHAQSATTSGVQIDVNAPHSYVVLTTCHLYFKRNTKEQEVQFIPNELGRRMLLERKYDEDGLILSFIVKQGLPITNENLIRNLMQLQGGTRRGGKGL; from the exons ATGGCAGAGCTAAGTGCGGCTGCAACCTTCACACCCAGCGATGAAGAACTCATTCATTTCCTCTCCGACAAGGTGAAAGGCCAATCCATGGACGAGGACGCCGCCATCAACATCCACGAATGTGAATACTTGTACGGCCGCAACAAGAACCCTTGGGACATTTGGCGTGACTTCGCGGGCGACGTTGATGCCGGCAGGACCgcccttttcttcttctcccccAACAAGAAGCACCATTCCACCGCCTCCCGCCCCATCGGAGCCGGCGTCTGGGAAGCTGAAGCAGAAACCATTGACGGCGAAGGCATCGTTGGCAAGGGCAAGAACCGCCGTATTGGGACCAAGAAATGTTTCATCTTTGACAAGAGTGGCACCTCCTACGATGGTGCATGGATCTTGCATGAATACACTCTTCATGGATCGTCGCTCCACACTAATACTTCA GTGGATAATAGCTATGTTATATGCAAATTGATAAAGAATGTAGAAGGTGAAGCTCATCCAGTTGAGGTGCAGTTTggagacaaaagaaaaaggcatGCGCAATCCGCCACCACCAGCGGCGTTCAAATTGATGTTAACGCTCCTCATTCATAT GTGGTGCTGACCACTTGTCATTTATATTTTAAGAGGAACACTAAAGAACAAGAGGTCCAATTCATACCAAATGAACTTGGCAGGCGAATGTTGTTGGAAAG GAAATATGATGAGGATGGTTTAATTCTTTCTTTCATTGTTAAACAAGGATTACCAATCACGAACGAGAACCTCATCAGAAACCTCATGCAGCTGCAAGGGGGAACAAGAAGAGGTGGAAAAGGCCTCTAA
- the LOC130936433 gene encoding CASP-like protein 1E1, producing the protein MGSSGVEGGGLQSNVKVVERAILMGTTRRPCEVVVRLLGLFLTLVATIIVGVDKETKIISYAGIDFKATAKWEYLSATVFLLVSNAIACSYAAASLVMLEMAKRRRNDNNDVLSTSVVEFGVTVMDLVMMGLLFSANGAAAAVGVIAQNGNSHIQWMKVCNVFDAYCRHMTAAFLLSFFASVSFLFMVLFSLVKLHYYKFST; encoded by the exons ATGGGCAGTAGTGGTGTGGAAGGTGGAGGACTGCAAAGCAACGTCAAGGTTGTGGAGAGGGCAATACTAATGGGCACGACACGGCGGCCTTGCGAGGTCGTAGTGCGCCTTCTTGGGCTCTTTCTTACTCTTGTTGCCACCATCATTGTTGGTGTTGATAAAGAGACTAAGATCATTTCCTATGCTGGTATCGACTTCAAGGCCACTGCTAAGTGGGAATACCTGTCTGCTACCGT ATTTTTGTTGGTGTCAAACGCCATAGCATGCTCGTATGCAGCTGCATCTTTGGTGATGTTGGAGATGgcaaaaagaagaagaaacgaTAATAATGATGTGTTATCTACTTCAGTAGTAGAGTTTGGTGTAACGGTGATGGACCTTGTAATGATGGGACTGTTATTCTCAGCAAATGGTGCTGCTGCTGCTGTGGGAGTAATCGCACAGAACGGAAACTCCCACATTCAATGGATGAAAGTTTGCAATGTCTTTGATGCATATTGTCGCCACATGACCGCTGCATTTCTCCTCTCTTTCTTTGCATCCGTTTCCTTCCTCTTCATGGTTCTTTTCTCTCTGGTCAAACTCCATTATTACAAGTTTTCTACTTAG
- the LOC130936435 gene encoding stress response protein NST1 — translation MKKNEGVNARMRRRKNYSGNVKSDKSHYNPALIKKQKEFYKNAKNIKKFKKMLKQQTEQTDPSSAQKLMIENDGAVMKENKGESEKRRNGLEELYRKKHEEKERERMEREAALMAKKEEREEAQARRKALRDKMLKKTRKGQPLMKYRIQHLLDTIQVSTQIKPSKSP, via the exons ATGAAGAAGAACGAGGGAGTCAACGCGAGAATGAGAAGGAGGAAGAACTATTCCGGCAATGTGAAATCCGATAAAAGTCATTACAACCCTGCTCTCATAA AGAAGCAAAAAGAATTCTATAAGAATGCGAAGAATATAAAGAAGTTTAAGAAGATGTTAAAGCAGCAAACGGAGCAAACCGATCCTTCCTCGGCACAGAAACTGATGATCGAG AACGATGGAGCTGTGATGAAAGAGAATAAGGGCGAGAGTGAGAAGAGGAGGAATGGTTTGGAAGAATTGTAcagaaagaagcatgaagagaaagagagagaaagaatgGAAAGAGAGGCAGCTTTGATGGCTaagaaggaagagagagaagaggccCAAGCCAGAAGAAAAGCTCTGCGTGACAAAATGCTTAAGAAAACCAGAAAAGGGCAACCTCTTATGAAATACAGAATTCAGCATCTTTTGGATACTATTCAAGTCTCAACTCAAATCAAACCATCCAAATCTCCTTGA